A stretch of Henckelia pumila isolate YLH828 chromosome 4, ASM3356847v2, whole genome shotgun sequence DNA encodes these proteins:
- the LOC140864436 gene encoding protein BTR1 isoform X1 — protein MESLAAEGNESLYNTSSSESQQNLSPPRKSPPSPDDAEKTTHLRFLLSNAEAGSVIGKGGSTINDIQSQSGARIQLSRNFEYFPGTSDRIIMVSGMVDDVLKAVELIFSKLLDEFYVAEGGEVDPESKIRLVVPNSSCGGIIGKGGAIIRSLIEDSRAGIKISPQDNYFPGLHDRLVTVTGTLREQMRAIELILLKLVDDSYYNQSVNSPFSYAAVAYSAMNYRPNGAGVKYQNNRPLSKEDSSSVTLGVADEHIGIVVGRGGRNIMEISQLSGARVKISDRGDFVSGTSDRKVTITGPEKAVRTAESMILQKVASVSER, from the exons ATGGAATCCTTGGCTGCGGAAGGGAACGAATCTCTCTACAATACGTCGTCGTCCGAATCTCAGCAGAATCTGTCGCCGCCTCGCAAATCGCCGCCCTCTCCAG ACGATGCAGAGAAAACCACTCATCTCAGGTTCCTTTTATCAAATGCTGAGGCTGGTTCTGTAATAGGAAAAGGTGGTTCCACCATAAATGATATTCAGTCCCAGTCTGGAGCACGTATCCAGTTGTCACGGAACTTTGAATATTTTCCTGGTACATCCGATAGGATTATCATGGTCTCTGGAATGGTTGATGATGTATTAAAGGCTGTTGAGCTCATTTTTTCTAAATTGCTGGATGAG TTTTATGTTGCGGAGGGTGGTGAAGTTGATCCAGAATCGAAAATTAGACTAGTCGTACCCAATAGCTCTTGTGGAGGAATAATTGGGAAGGGTGGTGCCATCATAAG GTCATTGATTGAAGACTCTCGAGCTGGAATCAAGATATCTCCGCAGGACAACTATTTCCCTGGTCTTCATGATAGGTTAGTGACAGTGACTGGTACTTTAAGAGAACAAATGCGGGCAATTGAGCTGATCCTACTGAAACTGGTTGACGATTCATACTATAACCAATCTGTGAACTCTCCATTTTCTTATGCAG CAGTTGCATACAGTGCAATGAACTACAGACCTAACGGAGCTGGAGTAAAGTATCAGAATAACAGGCCTCTTAGCAAG GAAGATAGCAGTTCTGTGACTCTTGGTGTTGCGGACGAACATATAGGGATTGTAGTTGGCCGCGGAGGACGTAATATCATGGAGATCAGTCAG CTTAGTGGGGCTAGGGTAAAGATATCTGACAGGGGTGATTTTGTGTCTGGGACATCAGATAG AAAAGTTACCATTACCGGGCCTGAAAAAGCCGTCCGTACAGCTGAATCCATGATATTGCAAAAAGTTGCGTCAGTTTCGGAGAGGTGA
- the LOC140864436 gene encoding protein BTR1 isoform X2: protein MESLAAEGNESLYNTSSSESQQNLSPPRKSPPSPDDAEKTTHLRFLLSNAEAGSVIGKGGSTINDIQSQSGARIQLSRNFEYFPGTSDRIIMVSGMVDDVLKAVELIFSKLLDEFYVAEGGEVDPESKIRLVVPNSSCGGIIGKGGAIIRSLIEDSRAGIKISPQDNYFPGLHDRLVTVTGTLREQMRAIELILLKLVDDSYYNQSVNSPFSYAVAYSAMNYRPNGAGVKYQNNRPLSKEDSSSVTLGVADEHIGIVVGRGGRNIMEISQLSGARVKISDRGDFVSGTSDRKVTITGPEKAVRTAESMILQKVASVSER from the exons ATGGAATCCTTGGCTGCGGAAGGGAACGAATCTCTCTACAATACGTCGTCGTCCGAATCTCAGCAGAATCTGTCGCCGCCTCGCAAATCGCCGCCCTCTCCAG ACGATGCAGAGAAAACCACTCATCTCAGGTTCCTTTTATCAAATGCTGAGGCTGGTTCTGTAATAGGAAAAGGTGGTTCCACCATAAATGATATTCAGTCCCAGTCTGGAGCACGTATCCAGTTGTCACGGAACTTTGAATATTTTCCTGGTACATCCGATAGGATTATCATGGTCTCTGGAATGGTTGATGATGTATTAAAGGCTGTTGAGCTCATTTTTTCTAAATTGCTGGATGAG TTTTATGTTGCGGAGGGTGGTGAAGTTGATCCAGAATCGAAAATTAGACTAGTCGTACCCAATAGCTCTTGTGGAGGAATAATTGGGAAGGGTGGTGCCATCATAAG GTCATTGATTGAAGACTCTCGAGCTGGAATCAAGATATCTCCGCAGGACAACTATTTCCCTGGTCTTCATGATAGGTTAGTGACAGTGACTGGTACTTTAAGAGAACAAATGCGGGCAATTGAGCTGATCCTACTGAAACTGGTTGACGATTCATACTATAACCAATCTGTGAACTCTCCATTTTCTTATGCAG TTGCATACAGTGCAATGAACTACAGACCTAACGGAGCTGGAGTAAAGTATCAGAATAACAGGCCTCTTAGCAAG GAAGATAGCAGTTCTGTGACTCTTGGTGTTGCGGACGAACATATAGGGATTGTAGTTGGCCGCGGAGGACGTAATATCATGGAGATCAGTCAG CTTAGTGGGGCTAGGGTAAAGATATCTGACAGGGGTGATTTTGTGTCTGGGACATCAGATAG AAAAGTTACCATTACCGGGCCTGAAAAAGCCGTCCGTACAGCTGAATCCATGATATTGCAAAAAGTTGCGTCAGTTTCGGAGAGGTGA
- the LOC140864878 gene encoding copper transport protein ATX1-like — MSQTVELKVGMSCQGCVGAVKRVLGKMEGVESFDIDIDKQKVTVKGNVQPDAVLQTVSKTGKATSFWEAEAAAPEPESKATEPVVVA, encoded by the exons ATGTCTCAG ACGGTTGAGCTCAAGGTTGGCATGTCATGCCAAGGCTGTGTTGGAGCTGTTAAAAGGGTTCTTGGAAAAATGGAAG GTGTTGAATCATTCGACATTGACATCGATAAGCAAAAGGTAACTGTTAAAGGCAATGTCCAGCCAGACGCTGTTCTTCAGACTGTTTCAAAGACTGGTAAGGCGACTTCCTTCTGGGAAGCCGAGGCAGCAGCTCCGGAACCAGAATCAAAGGCTACAGAGCCTGTCGTTGTTGCTTAG